The following are from one region of the Mycolicibacterium helvum genome:
- a CDS encoding amidohydrolase family protein, which translates to MTARYSPAIDVTAVDAIDFHTHVEIDGAGHCAYDDELAEATGRYFKLGPDYFARVDDLAEHYRQHNTAAVVFTIDAHTVSGHQPNSVEELIEGTIRNNDVLIPFGSVDPWSTDAVARVAELSGDYGVRGFKFHPSLQGFEPNDRRFYPIYEAIGAAGVPALFHTGQTGLGSALPGGHGIKLRYSDPMLLDDVAADFPDLTVVMAHPAVPWVDAQIAIASHKANVFVDLSGWSPKYFPPQLVSAIGRQLRTKALFGTDHPYIALDRWRRDFDTLGVDPAVVPLILKENALRVLGLA; encoded by the coding sequence ATGACCGCCAGGTACTCACCCGCCATCGACGTCACCGCGGTCGACGCGATCGACTTCCACACCCACGTCGAGATCGACGGCGCCGGCCACTGCGCCTACGACGACGAGCTGGCCGAAGCCACCGGACGCTACTTCAAACTCGGCCCCGACTACTTCGCGCGCGTCGACGATCTCGCCGAGCACTATCGGCAGCACAACACCGCGGCGGTGGTGTTCACCATCGACGCCCACACCGTGTCGGGCCATCAGCCCAATTCGGTGGAGGAGCTGATCGAGGGGACGATCCGCAATAACGACGTCCTGATCCCGTTCGGCTCAGTCGACCCGTGGAGCACCGACGCGGTCGCGCGGGTGGCGGAGTTATCCGGTGACTACGGCGTGCGTGGATTCAAGTTCCATCCCAGCCTGCAGGGCTTCGAACCCAACGACCGCCGGTTCTACCCCATCTACGAGGCGATCGGCGCCGCCGGGGTGCCCGCACTGTTCCACACTGGCCAGACCGGGCTGGGGTCGGCGCTGCCCGGCGGGCACGGGATCAAGCTGCGCTACTCCGACCCGATGCTGCTCGACGACGTTGCCGCCGACTTCCCTGACCTCACCGTCGTGATGGCTCACCCGGCGGTGCCGTGGGTCGACGCCCAGATCGCCATCGCCTCGCACAAGGCCAACGTGTTCGTCGACCTGTCCGGGTGGTCACCGAAGTACTTTCCGCCCCAGCTTGTTTCAGCGATCGGACGGCAACTGCGCACCAAGGCACTGTTCGGGACGGATCATCCCTATATCGCACTCGATCGCTGGCGGCGCGATTTCGACACCCTCGGCGTCGATCCCGCGGTGGTGCCGCTGATCCTCAAGGAGAATGCGCTGCGGGTGCTCGGACTGGCCTAG
- a CDS encoding NAD-binding protein: MHGHTIVCGDDALGLRIIDELNSAGVTVALSQAPEDLEGAGIATADAVICADDDDALNLEVALLARQANPNVRVVARLSNAVLREAMADGNGPGAILDVADIAAPSVVEALLKRTTHTISAAGVDFVVSGATATRAGTLREIYGDLAPVAIIRGESAENPGELIACPGRDVRVCPGDWTTMIGTADELTEQGIKIAKPIRATPRPRPLSVRIADGVRAFADDLNPMFYRALAVAATLLVGSTIMLRLAYAKPGMSWVDALYFSAETIATVGYGDFNFLQQPTWLRLWGVVMMFAGVATTAIVVAFVADVLLSHRISQAASKQKVRHLQRHVVVVGLGSFGIGVAAVLKAAGHDVAVIERNEDNRYLSAAAELGVPVIFGDATLRQTLQAARIGEARAVAVLTADDMVNIETGIVVREIFGPRTLPEIQRPAVPVVLRIYDRALGAAVGKRFKFEYVRSTVDLATPWFIGAAMGLDVQGTFSVGQRSFMVGAVQVQPDSELDGIRMFELSTQTRVIAIARDAAPLRLHPRRDTQLIAGDTAYLVGPYRELIATLRKGQSTSQPGEVSSPTKTG; this comes from the coding sequence ATGCACGGCCACACCATCGTCTGCGGCGACGACGCGCTCGGTCTACGGATCATCGACGAGCTGAACAGCGCCGGCGTCACGGTGGCGCTCTCGCAGGCACCCGAGGATCTCGAGGGGGCAGGGATCGCCACTGCCGACGCCGTGATCTGCGCCGACGATGACGACGCACTGAATCTGGAGGTCGCACTGCTGGCCAGGCAAGCCAACCCGAACGTGCGGGTGGTGGCCCGGCTGTCCAATGCGGTGCTGCGGGAGGCGATGGCCGACGGCAACGGGCCAGGGGCCATCCTCGACGTCGCCGATATTGCCGCACCGTCGGTGGTGGAAGCCCTGCTGAAGCGCACCACCCACACCATTTCGGCGGCCGGTGTCGACTTCGTGGTTTCCGGTGCCACCGCGACCAGGGCCGGCACCCTGCGCGAGATCTACGGCGATCTCGCTCCGGTCGCCATCATCCGCGGCGAATCCGCGGAGAACCCCGGCGAGTTGATCGCCTGTCCCGGGCGCGACGTGCGGGTGTGCCCCGGCGACTGGACGACGATGATCGGCACCGCTGACGAGCTGACCGAGCAGGGCATCAAGATCGCCAAGCCGATACGCGCGACTCCGCGGCCGCGTCCGCTGTCCGTCCGTATCGCCGACGGGGTGCGTGCATTCGCCGACGACCTGAATCCGATGTTCTACCGCGCGCTGGCGGTGGCGGCCACGCTGCTGGTCGGTTCGACGATCATGCTGCGGCTCGCCTACGCAAAGCCCGGAATGAGCTGGGTGGACGCGTTGTATTTCTCGGCCGAGACCATCGCCACGGTGGGCTATGGCGACTTCAACTTCCTCCAGCAGCCCACCTGGCTGCGACTATGGGGGGTGGTGATGATGTTCGCCGGGGTCGCCACCACCGCCATCGTGGTGGCGTTCGTCGCCGATGTGTTGCTCTCGCACCGGATCTCGCAGGCCGCCAGCAAGCAGAAGGTGCGCCATCTGCAGCGGCACGTCGTGGTGGTGGGCCTCGGGTCCTTCGGGATCGGAGTGGCCGCCGTGCTCAAGGCGGCCGGGCACGACGTCGCGGTGATCGAACGCAACGAGGACAACCGCTATCTGTCGGCGGCGGCCGAACTGGGTGTGCCGGTCATCTTCGGCGACGCCACACTGCGCCAGACCCTGCAGGCGGCCCGCATCGGCGAGGCTCGCGCCGTCGCGGTGCTCACCGCAGACGACATGGTCAACATCGAAACGGGCATCGTGGTGCGCGAGATATTCGGTCCCCGAACGCTTCCCGAGATACAGCGCCCCGCTGTCCCCGTCGTCCTGCGGATCTACGACCGGGCATTGGGCGCGGCGGTGGGTAAGCGGTTCAAGTTCGAATACGTCCGCTCGACCGTCGACCTGGCCACCCCGTGGTTCATCGGCGCGGCGATGGGCCTCGACGTCCAGGGCACCTTCTCGGTCGGCCAGCGCTCGTTCATGGTCGGAGCGGTGCAGGTGCAGCCGGACAGTGAGCTCGACGGGATCAGGATGTTCGAGCTGTCCACCCAAACCCGGGTCATCGCGATCGCCAGGGACGCCGCCCCGCTGCGGCTACATCCGCGCCGCGACACCCAGTTGATCGCCGGTGATACCGCCTACCTCGTCGGCCCCTACCGCGAACTGATCGCGACCCTGCGCAAAGGCCAGTCGACATCGCAGCCGGGTGAAGTGAGCTCACCGACGAAGACAGGTTGA
- a CDS encoding 3-keto-5-aminohexanoate cleavage protein: MPTAPYIKACINGARTPEAHPGLPVSPQQLADAAVAVHGAGAKAVHLHPKTADGVDSLAPDTVAAAVTAVRHALPGLPLGVTTGFWALPDPQQRLRAVESWTVLPDFASVNWHEPGSVELAQLLLDRGIGVEIGIFHAQAADSWARSELAPHCLRVMIELGPEGDTETADDLLARIRGAGSPAPILLHGLDDSCWPLLAHAGVRGLQTRIGLEDTLVLPDGSTAPGNAELVAAATDVLREVS, encoded by the coding sequence ATGCCCACAGCTCCCTACATCAAGGCCTGTATCAACGGCGCCCGCACTCCTGAGGCGCACCCGGGGCTGCCGGTGTCGCCGCAGCAGCTGGCCGACGCCGCCGTTGCCGTGCACGGTGCCGGGGCCAAGGCCGTGCACCTGCACCCCAAGACCGCCGACGGGGTGGATTCACTGGCCCCCGACACCGTCGCCGCGGCGGTCACCGCCGTCCGGCACGCGCTGCCCGGCCTGCCGCTGGGCGTGACGACGGGGTTCTGGGCCCTGCCCGATCCGCAGCAGCGGTTGCGCGCCGTCGAGTCGTGGACCGTGTTGCCCGATTTCGCCTCGGTCAACTGGCATGAGCCGGGCTCGGTGGAACTGGCGCAGCTGCTGCTGGACCGTGGCATCGGGGTGGAGATCGGCATCTTTCATGCGCAGGCCGCCGACTCGTGGGCGCGCTCCGAACTGGCGCCGCACTGCCTGCGGGTGATGATCGAGCTGGGGCCCGAGGGGGACACCGAAACCGCCGACGATCTGCTGGCGCGGATCCGGGGTGCGGGCTCGCCCGCACCGATCCTGCTGCACGGCCTCGACGACAGCTGCTGGCCGCTGCTGGCGCACGCGGGGGTGCGCGGGCTGCAGACCCGAATAGGGCTGGAGGACACCCTGGTGCTGCCGGACGGGTCGACGGCGCCGGGCAACGCCGAACTGGTGGCGGCCGCGACCGACGTGCTGCGGGAAGTCAGTTAG
- a CDS encoding cupin domain-containing protein — MTDLPDWVQKLELGPHPEGGYFRETWRSELVVGESALPPDYNGSRNAGTAIYFVLLPGQQSAWHTVRSAELWLYHRGSPLLLEIGQERASATTVLLGPDIVAGERPQVLVPPGHWQRARPRDEEPTLVSCVVVPGFDFADFALATDDD; from the coding sequence ATGACGGATCTACCCGACTGGGTACAGAAGCTCGAACTGGGGCCCCACCCCGAAGGTGGCTATTTCCGCGAGACCTGGCGCAGTGAGCTCGTCGTCGGCGAGTCGGCGCTGCCGCCGGACTACAACGGATCGCGCAACGCAGGCACCGCTATCTACTTCGTTCTACTGCCCGGCCAGCAGTCCGCCTGGCACACCGTACGCAGCGCCGAGTTGTGGCTGTATCACCGCGGTAGCCCGTTGCTACTCGAGATCGGGCAGGAAAGGGCCAGCGCCACAACGGTTCTGCTCGGCCCCGATATCGTCGCCGGCGAACGGCCACAGGTGCTGGTGCCGCCCGGTCACTGGCAGCGGGCCCGCCCCCGCGATGAGGAGCCGACCCTGGTCAGCTGTGTCGTGGTGCCCGGGTTCGACTTCGCGGACTTCGCGCTGGCAACCGATGACGACTAA